The Nitrospinota bacterium genome contains a region encoding:
- a CDS encoding DUF2628 domain-containing protein, whose product MSEEIRTKAADEKFCETCGAAIKIAAEICPKCGVRQKNAPQAEDAGKKALEQAIPGYSLLKPYYQVEFKKIFESKGVYTGKWNWASCFGFWGWALWKGLWLNGIIWLVVVVASGGALTLIAGIYYGIRGNQLYYKLLTTNKQPWI is encoded by the coding sequence GTGAGCGAAGAGATACGAACAAAGGCCGCTGATGAGAAATTTTGTGAAACCTGCGGTGCGGCAATTAAGATTGCCGCTGAAATCTGCCCAAAGTGCGGTGTCCGTCAAAAGAATGCACCGCAAGCAGAGGATGCGGGCAAAAAAGCGCTAGAACAAGCGATCCCAGGTTATTCACTTCTCAAACCTTATTATCAGGTTGAGTTCAAAAAAATATTTGAATCGAAAGGTGTTTATACAGGTAAATGGAATTGGGCTTCTTGCTTTGGTTTCTGGGGTTGGGCGCTCTGGAAGGGATTATGGCTTAATGGCATTATCTGGCTTGTGGTAGTGGTTGCTTCAGGTGGCGCATTGACTCTGATCGCGGGAATTTATTATGGAATACGAGGCAACCAACTGTATTACAAATTGCTTACAACTAATAAGCAACCGTGGATTTGA
- a CDS encoding PilZ domain-containing protein — protein MSAAPGSGPKVAGKRADFRVEMPLMIRYRVAVRQEDGRYQLSPLANGVGVDFSGGGCAFKIAKDIPAGFFLYIEITMPYDKEPVQAVAEVVRNLPDELKGKQVFRCITRYILIHPDVQDRMVGYFIGEAARQKK, from the coding sequence ATGAGCGCCGCGCCCGGCTCCGGCCCCAAAGTGGCCGGCAAACGCGCGGATTTCCGCGTCGAGATGCCGCTGATGATCCGCTACCGCGTGGCGGTGCGCCAGGAGGACGGGCGGTATCAGCTTTCCCCGCTTGCCAACGGGGTGGGGGTCGATTTTTCAGGCGGCGGCTGCGCCTTCAAGATAGCCAAGGATATCCCGGCGGGATTTTTCCTCTATATCGAGATAACCATGCCGTATGACAAAGAGCCGGTGCAGGCGGTCGCCGAGGTTGTCCGCAACCTGCCGGACGAACTGAAGGGAAAACAGGTATTCCGCTGCATCACCCGCTACATCCTGATTCATCCGGACGTGCAGGACCGGATGGTCGGCTACTTCATCGGCGAAGCGGCCCGCCAGAAAAAATAG
- a CDS encoding OmpA family protein: MEQEQQPRSHAGKPKIRPSVLASIQEEASAEAMDEARWLFSLSDLLTLLLTFFVMLFAISVPDQKKLSDMMKGYGGAKGGAKKAVTGAEDPEAFVKKHMKSLISDNNLVNDIDLTSDSRGVVLFSRGDFFFPSGTAELLPDTRLFLDKVSDILRGVPNTVLVEGHTDDVPTSTAQFPSNWELSTARAAVVVKYFVQEKKIDPKRFIVSGYGEFKPRFPVTPENRPKNRRVEIIIMTSEKK; the protein is encoded by the coding sequence ATGGAACAGGAACAGCAGCCCCGCTCCCACGCGGGCAAGCCGAAGATACGGCCATCGGTTCTCGCCAGCATCCAGGAGGAAGCTTCCGCCGAGGCGATGGACGAGGCGCGCTGGCTTTTCTCGCTCAGCGACCTCTTGACGCTGCTGCTCACCTTCTTCGTGATGCTGTTCGCCATTTCCGTGCCGGACCAGAAAAAGCTCTCCGACATGATGAAGGGCTACGGCGGCGCAAAAGGGGGGGCCAAAAAGGCGGTCACCGGCGCCGAAGACCCGGAGGCCTTCGTTAAAAAGCATATGAAGTCGCTTATCTCGGACAACAACCTCGTCAACGATATCGACCTCACCTCCGATTCACGCGGCGTGGTGCTCTTCTCGCGCGGCGATTTTTTCTTCCCCTCCGGCACCGCCGAACTGTTGCCCGATACGCGGCTGTTCCTGGATAAAGTGTCCGACATTCTTCGCGGCGTGCCGAACACCGTGCTGGTGGAGGGCCACACCGACGACGTGCCGACCAGCACCGCGCAGTTCCCCAGCAACTGGGAGCTTTCCACCGCGCGCGCGGCGGTGGTGGTGAAGTATTTCGTCCAGGAAAAGAAGATCGACCCGAAGCGGTTCATCGTGTCGGGCTACGGCGAATTCAAACCGCGCTTTCCCGTCACCCCCGAAAACCGCCCCAAGAACCGCCGCGTTGAGATTATCATCATGACTTCGGAGAAAAAATGA
- a CDS encoding DUF342 domain-containing protein: MPNILVFTLPPDLIRAAGPTDPLSAIISAPIAVEAQQPIAIYVAEGKEIPGQHLSTVKWHLPAGVTAREVAGEGMTVSQGEYPVLAAAKKGFVTATEKKLKVSGVYEVSRDLNNRTGGVETPASVLVIGSISQGVTILSGGDVEVRGLIEDSSITAAGSIVAKGGFTGGEKGKLSAGKDLYCQFVQQGTLEAQGNIVVDGSIMNAASLCGKKLVVRGNGFLVGGKVMAREGVEVNRIGSEAAVVTEIEVGGNPFQLVRIEAVNNEVQKLEREVVTAAGAARHFAKQLGGLARFDEADQATSLFNAAETMRQQGASLDDEKKEELHKFGASIMSHMRLQQRLEQERKELAGAADSGGFFGKAKVTVAKIAHPGTAIKIADAVLRLDREQERVTFYYKPASGDQKYAEIAMGYI, translated from the coding sequence ATGCCGAATATTCTGGTATTCACGCTGCCGCCGGATCTCATTAGGGCGGCCGGACCCACCGATCCATTGAGCGCCATCATCTCCGCGCCGATAGCGGTCGAGGCGCAGCAGCCGATAGCCATTTACGTTGCGGAGGGGAAAGAAATCCCGGGTCAGCACCTCTCAACCGTGAAATGGCATCTGCCCGCGGGGGTTACGGCCCGCGAGGTGGCCGGCGAGGGGATGACCGTGTCGCAAGGGGAGTACCCGGTGCTGGCGGCCGCGAAAAAAGGCTTTGTCACCGCCACGGAAAAAAAGCTTAAGGTAAGCGGCGTCTACGAAGTGAGCCGCGACCTCAACAACCGTACCGGCGGGGTGGAAACCCCCGCTTCGGTGCTGGTGATCGGTTCCATCAGCCAGGGGGTGACCATCCTTTCCGGCGGCGACGTGGAGGTGCGCGGTCTTATTGAAGATTCGTCCATCACGGCGGCCGGCAGTATCGTGGCCAAAGGGGGTTTTACCGGCGGCGAAAAAGGAAAACTTTCCGCCGGCAAGGACCTCTACTGCCAGTTTGTGCAGCAGGGAACGCTGGAGGCGCAGGGGAATATTGTGGTTGATGGCAGCATCATGAACGCCGCCAGTCTCTGCGGCAAAAAGCTGGTGGTGCGCGGCAACGGCTTTCTGGTGGGGGGAAAGGTGATGGCGCGCGAAGGGGTGGAGGTGAACCGCATCGGCTCCGAAGCGGCGGTGGTCACGGAAATCGAAGTGGGGGGCAACCCTTTCCAACTGGTGCGCATTGAGGCGGTGAATAACGAGGTGCAGAAACTGGAGCGCGAGGTTGTCACGGCGGCTGGGGCGGCGCGCCATTTCGCGAAACAGTTGGGGGGGCTTGCGCGCTTTGACGAAGCCGACCAGGCGACCTCGCTGTTCAACGCCGCCGAGACGATGCGCCAGCAGGGGGCGTCCCTGGATGACGAAAAGAAAGAGGAACTGCACAAGTTTGGCGCTTCCATCATGTCGCACATGCGGCTGCAACAGCGGCTGGAGCAGGAGCGGAAGGAACTGGCCGGCGCCGCGGACAGCGGCGGATTTTTCGGCAAGGCGAAAGTCACGGTGGCGAAGATCGCCCATCCCGGCACCGCCATCAAGATCGCCGACGCGGTGCTGCGGCTGGACCGCGAACAGGAACGGGTGACATTTTATTATAAGCCCGCCTCCGGCGACCAGAAGTACGCGGAGATTGCGATGGGGTATATTTAA
- a CDS encoding motility protein A, producing the protein MSTLIAIITGVGLVLFAMNMGAGIENFWDLPAFMIVVGGTSAAMFICFPLPQIMRVFGVLRQIFLADDAGPGGIIALFVRLSFKARQQSLLSLEEDMKRIENRYIKQGLEMVIDGHPGHLIRDVLETELDFVQVRHRKGEHIFRTASKLAPAFGLMGTVIGLVQMLLGLADATAAGTNATEVLARGMAVALMTTFYGVLLSNLFFAPIAEKLHVKTDEEHLNTQVIIEGVLMLQSGVNPRIIERKLNSYLSPQQRVKVYDEYLRRQRTAAPQ; encoded by the coding sequence GTGAGTACATTAATTGCGATCATAACCGGCGTCGGGCTGGTGCTCTTCGCCATGAACATGGGCGCGGGGATTGAAAACTTTTGGGATCTTCCGGCGTTCATGATCGTGGTGGGCGGCACCTCGGCGGCGATGTTCATTTGCTTTCCGCTGCCGCAGATCATGCGAGTTTTCGGCGTTCTGCGCCAGATTTTCCTGGCGGACGACGCGGGGCCGGGGGGGATCATCGCCCTTTTCGTCCGCCTCTCGTTCAAGGCGCGGCAGCAGTCGCTCCTCTCCCTTGAAGAGGACATGAAGCGGATTGAAAACCGCTACATCAAGCAGGGACTCGAGATGGTGATCGACGGCCATCCCGGCCATCTCATCCGCGACGTGCTGGAAACCGAGTTGGATTTCGTACAGGTGCGTCACCGCAAGGGGGAGCACATTTTCCGCACCGCCAGCAAGCTGGCTCCCGCTTTCGGGCTGATGGGAACGGTCATCGGCCTCGTGCAGATGCTGTTGGGGCTGGCGGATGCGACCGCCGCCGGAACGAACGCCACCGAGGTTCTCGCCCGCGGCATGGCGGTGGCCCTTATGACCACATTCTACGGCGTGCTTTTGTCGAACCTTTTCTTTGCGCCGATTGCTGAAAAACTGCATGTAAAGACGGATGAGGAGCATCTCAACACCCAGGTCATCATCGAGGGGGTATTGATGCTGCAGTCCGGGGTGAACCCCCGCATTATAGAGCGGAAGCTCAACTCGTACCTCTCGCCGCAGCAGCGGGTGAAAGTATACGATGAGTACCTCAGGCGTCAGCGGACGGCCGCGCCGCAGTAA